In Mycolicibacterium gadium, the genomic window GAGGATCCAATGTGAAGCAGTGGACGCCCGTCCCTACCGTGAGAACAAGTAATGTCGACGGGCCGTAGAGAGCGTAGCCCGCACAGACTTGCGACGTTCCCGGCTGCAGGAAGTCCTCCGGGCTCGGGTCGACACCGGGATTGGGGGCGCGCAGGATGGAGAAGATGCTGCCGACAGAGACGTTGACGTCGATGTTGGAGGATCCATCCAGCGGGTCGAAGACCAGAAGGTATTTGCCCCTTGGGTATTCGATCGGCAACCGGTAGGGCTCATCGAGTTCCTCGGAGGCCATCCCCGCGACTTGTCCGCCCCACTCGTTGTTGCGCAGGAAGTAATCGTTGGCCAGGACATCAAGCTTCTGCTGGACTTCGCCCTGCACATTGACCGCATCGGCAGAGCCCAGCGCTCCGCCGAGTTCGCCCAACGCAATCCGGTTGGCAATCGATTTGCATGCCAAAGCGACGTCGAGGATGAGGGCGTTGAATTCCCCACTGGCGCCAGGATGATGTTGGCGTTCCTCGATGAGAAACCGCACCAGCGTCGTGTGGTTGGTCAGCATCACTCTTCCCT contains:
- a CDS encoding class 1 fructose-bisphosphatase, yielding MLTNHTTLVRFLIEERQHHPGASGEFNALILDVALACKSIANRIALGELGGALGSADAVNVQGEVQQKLDVLANDYFLRNNEWGGQVAGMASEELDEPYRLPIEYPRGKYLLVFDPLDGSSNIDVNVSVGSIFSILRAPNPGVDPSPEDFLQPGTSQVCAGYALYGPSTLLVLTVGTGVHCFTLDPRLGEFILTRQNLQIPSCAKEFAINASNRRFWEPAVQRYIDECLAGRSGPRKRDFNMRWVASLVAETHRILTRGGVFLYPRDSKDPAKPGRLRLMYETNPMAFIIEQAGGLASTGRGRMLDVVPDHLHQRVPFIFGVKEEVERIEAYHLDNNDRPDDSPLYGRRGLFRSAIG